One region of Eleutherodactylus coqui strain aEleCoq1 chromosome 5, aEleCoq1.hap1, whole genome shotgun sequence genomic DNA includes:
- the TENT2 gene encoding poly(A) RNA polymerase GLD2, producing the protein MFPNSPGVGRSPHLSRPFQRHPGELFGEVPVPPALLHLTYQKNANLSRMLMGGNVLAMPQVSSQPWSYGNRTPIINPVSSPSQFQNRKRRSDEGINEYDLKRQRFQSPQQPPSIIHQSVPLRDDLPYSFPGLLLQQPPRSPAVNGQVQSSGDAWLFEDVETTLPVANDKLSQQILDLFQACQQQISDLKKKDICRAELQREIQQIFPQSRLYLVGSSLNGFGTRSSDADLCLVLKDEPMNQKTEARHILSLLQKHFYTRLGYIERPQLIRAKVPIVKFRDKVSGVEFDLNVNNVVGIRNTFLLRAYAHTENRVRPLVLVVKRWAGHHGINDASRGTLSSYSLVLMALHYLQTLPEPVLPSLQKSYPECFNPAMQLHVVHHAPRNIPQYVSKNASSLGDLLVGFLKYFAIEFDWKNKMISVREGKAMQRTDGIEWRNKYICVEEPFDRTNTARAVHEKHKFDMIQEEFMKAWVRLRDNRDLNSVMPLQRIVGKQK; encoded by the exons ATGTTCCCTAACTCCCCCGGTGTGGGCCGCAGTCCGCACCTCTCCCGCCCCTTCCAGCGTCACCCCGGGGAGCTGTTCGGTGAAGTGCCTGTTCCTCCCGCGCTGCTGCACCTCACCTACCAGAAGAATGCCAA CCTCTCTAGGATGCTGATGGGTGGGAACGTCCTGGCGATGCCGCAGGTATCCTCGCAGCCCTGGTCTTACGGGAATCGCACCCCCATAATCAATCCGGTCTCTTCACCTTCCCAATTCCAAAATAGGAA GAGGAGAAGTGATGAGGGGATTAATGAATATGATCTGAAGAGGCAGAGGTTTCAGTCTCCTCAACAGCCCCCTTCTATCATTCACCAGTCAGTGCCTTTAAGAGATGACCTCCCCTACTCCTTTCCTGGGTTGCTATTGCAGCAGCCCCCTCGGAGCCCTGCTGTAAATGGTCAAGTTCAATCTTCAGGTGACGCTTGGCTATTTGAAGACGTAGAAACCACTTTGCCTGTTGCTAATGACAAG CTGAGTCAGCAGATTCTAGACTTGTTTCAAGCTTGTCAACAGCAAATCTCTGACTTGAAAAAGAAAGACATTTGTCGGGCAGAACTCCAGAGGGAAATTCAGCAAATATTCCCCC AGAGCAGACTGTACCTTGTTGGCTCCTCACTCAACGGGTTCGGCACAAGAAGCAGCGATGCAGATTTGTGTTTAGTTTTGAAAGATGAACCG ATGAATCAGAAAACAGAAGCCAGGCATATACTCAGCTTACTCCAAAAACACTTCTACACTAGACTTG GATATATTGAGAGACCTCAACTAATCAGAGCAAAAGTGCCAATTGTAAAATTCAGGGACAAAGTCAG TGGTGTGGAGTTTGACTTGAATGTAAACAATGTCGTGGGAATCAGAAATACATTCCTTCTAAGAGCCTATGCACACA cagaaaaccgCGTTCGTCCATTAGTGCTGGTTGTTAAGCGGTGGGCCGGTCACCACGGTATAAACGATGCCAGCCGTGGAACCTTAAGCAGCTATAGTCTTGTTTTAATGGCTTTGCACTATTTACAAA CGCTACCTGAACCAGTTCTTCCATCTCTACAAAAATCCTACCCG GAATGTTTTAACCCTGCTATGCAGTTGCACGTTGTCCATCATGCTCCTCGCAATATCCCTCAGTATGTGTCCAAAAATGCATCAAGCCTGGGCGACCTTCTTGTGGGATTCTTGAAATACTTTGCCATAGAGTTCGA CTGGAAGAACAAGATGATTTCTGTTCGTGAAGGCAAAGCTATGCAGAGAACAGATGGCATTGAATGGAGGAACAAGTACATTTGTGTGGAAG AGCCATTTGACAGAACAAACACTGCTAGAGCTGTACATGAAAAACACAAATTTGATATGATTCAGGAGGAATTCATGAAG